One window of the Pieris rapae chromosome 13, ilPieRapa1.1, whole genome shotgun sequence genome contains the following:
- the LOC111003440 gene encoding diphosphoinositol polyphosphate phosphohydrolase 2, whose amino-acid sequence MVKEKPNSIRIYDDEGFRRRAACICVRSDAETEVLLVTSSRRPDNWIVPGGGVEPEEEPSVTAMREVLEEAGVIGKLGRCLGVFENREHKHRTEVYVMTVTQELAEWEDSRLMGRKRQWFSIDDALAQLALHKPIQRHYLQQLKRSKQTKPDDS is encoded by the exons ATGGTGAAAGAAAAGCCTAATTCAATACGGATCTACGACGACGAGGGATTCAGACGGCGCGCTGCTTGCATATGCGTACGGTCTGACGCCGAAACGGAG GTGTTGTTAGTGACATCGTCGCGCCGGCCTGACAACTGGATTGTGCCCGGCGGCGGGGTTGAACCGGAGGAAGAACCCTCTGTGACGGCGATGCGGGAGGTTCTCGAGGAAGCTGGCGTTATTGGAAAGCTTGGTCGTTGTCTTGGTGTTTTCGAA aaccGCGAACACAAGCACAGGACTGAAGTATACGTGATGACCGTAACACAGGAGTTGGCGGAGTGGGAGGACTCCCGTCTGATGGGGCGCAAACGACAATGGTTCTCGATCGACGACGCCCTCGCCCAACTGGCGCTACACAAGCCAATTCAACGGCATTATTTACAACAGCTCAAGCGATCCAAACAGACCAAGCCGGACGACAGCTAA
- the LOC111003443 gene encoding alcohol dehydrogenase class-3 codes for MSTAGKVIKCKAAVAWAAGKPLSIEEIEVDPPKAGEVRVKILATGVCHTDAYTLSGKDPEGVFPVVLGHEGGGIVESVGEGVTTVKPGDHVLPLYVPQCKECKFCLNPKTNLCQKVRVTQGQGVMPDGTKRFRCKGQELYHFMGCSTFSEYTVVLEISLCKIADNAPLDKVCLLGCGVTTGYGAALNTAKVESGSNCAIFGLGAVGLAVALGCKVAGAKRIIGVDINPDKFETAKKFGVNEFVNPKDYDKPIQQVLVDLTDGGLDYTFECIGNVNTMRAALEACHKGWGESVIIGVAGAGEEISTRPFQLVTGRVWRGTAFGGYKSRDNVPKLVEDYLTNKLPLDDFVTHKVSLNEINEAFHLMHVGKSIRAVVEF; via the coding sequence ATGTCGACTGCTGGGAAAGTAATTAAGTGCAAAGCTGCCGTCGCATGGGCGGCTGGCAAACCATTATCTATTGAAGAAATTGAAGTAGACCCGCCCAAAGCCGGCGAAGTCCGCGTTAAAATTCTTGCAACAGGCGTCTGCCACACCGATGCTTATACGCTTTCTGGTAAAGATCCCGAAGGAGTTTTCCCTGTGGTGCTCGGACACGAGGGCGGTGGTATTGTCGAGAGTGTTGGGGAAGGCGTGACAACTGTTAAACCTGGTGATCATGTGCTACCTCTATACGTTCCGCAGTGCAAAGAGTGCAAGTTCTGTCTTAATCCCAAGACCAACCTTTGCCAGAAAGTGCGTGTTACCCAGGGTCAAGGTGTAATGCCTGATGGGACTAAAAGATTCCGTTGCAAGGGTCAAGAATTGTACCATTTTATGGGATGCTCCACCTTCAGTGAATACACAGTAGTTTTGGAAATCTCTCTTTGCAAAATTGCTGACAATGCTCCATTAGATAAAGTATGTTTGCTTGGCTGTGGAGTTACTACGGGATATGGAGCTGCATTGAATACAGCAAAGGTTGAGTCTGGATCCAACTGTGCAATCTTTGGTCTGGGAGCTGTCGGTTTAGCTGTAGCTCTTGGCTGTAAGGTTGCAGGAGCTAAGAGGATTATTGGTGTGGATATAAATCCAGATAAATTTGAAACTGCTAAGAAATTTGGTGTAAATGAGTTTGTAAACCCCAAGGATTATGATAAGCCAATACAGCAAGTTCTTGTTGACTTGACAGATGGAGGACTGGATTATACCTTTGAATGTATTGGTAATGTAAATACAATGCGTGCTGCCCTTGAGGCCTGTCATAAAGGTTGGGGAGAATCTGTTATAATTGGAGTGGCTGGTGCTGGGGAAGAGATTAGTACCCGTCCCTTCCAACTTGTAACTGGTAGAGTTTGGAGAGGAACTGCCTTTGGGGGTTATAAGAGTCGTGATAATGTTCCTAAACTTGTTGAAGACTACCTCACTAACAAGCTTCCTCTAGATGATTTTGTAACCCATAAAGTGTcacttaatgaaataaatgaagcTTTTCACCTTATGCATGTAGGAAAATCTATTCGTGCAGTTGTTGAATtctaa
- the LOC123689625 gene encoding coiled-coil and C2 domain-containing protein 2A-like: MMLLFFQELLKVLYGSPLDHTLILASYLIALGIKCYVAIGYGLPRGISSYVLVKSNGRRIVMASDREKTGFFNKEEYDVCVFDAVNGEKHDIRDVGCPLKTVNFVFDHENIWVNIQTYQDCENLSFDFTKTSHWQTVFDKTIFVLQQTPLTTYVYNPPFDVTNLRNNLETKIKEKIQKWRWNVKTVWNRYLSNILRESLTEWEFWSFNTNAVKPTPSDTMRQLMASYKIFGFPINIPYVNTKSVISRVKSTMLHVNDDPNVEFGLAVEVYAYPNNVLSVWIFLASMSRI, encoded by the exons atGATGCTACTTTTTTTTCAGGAACTATTGAAGGTTCTTTATGGATCGCCGCTGGACCATACCTTAATTTTAGCGAGCTACTTAATTGCGTTAGGTATCAAATGCTATGTGGCCATAGGTTACGGGCTGCCTAGAGGTATCAGTAGTTATGTTTTGGTTAAAAGTAATGGTCGTAGGATTGTAATGGCCTCTGATAGAGAAAAAACagggttttttaataaagaagaaTATGATGTATGCGTTTTCGACGCAGTTAATGGGGAAAAACACGATATAAGAGATGTCGGTTGTCCTCTGAAGACCGtcaattttgtatttgatCATGAAAAT atttgggTTAATATACAAACGTATCAAGATTGTGAGAATTTATCGTTTGATTTTACGAAAACTTCTCACTGGCAAACG gtttttgataaaactatatttgttttacaacAAACGCCTCTCACTACTTACGTGTACAACCCACCGTTTGATGTAACAAACTTGAGAAATAATTtggaaactaaaattaaagaaaaaatacagaaatggaGATGGAATGTCAAAACTGTTTGGAAcag GTATTTAAGCAACATCTTGCGAGAATCTTTAACAGAATGGGAATTTTGGAGTTTTAATACGAATGCCGTAAAACCTACACCCAGTGACACAATGAGGCAATTAATGGCTTCGTATAAG ATATTTGGATTCCCGATTAACATACCCTACGTCAACACAAAATCTGTGATATCAAGGGTAAAATCTACAATGTTGCACGTGAACGACGACCCTAACGTCGAATTCGGGTTGGCCGTAGAAGTGTACGCCTATcctaataatgttttaagtgTGTGGATATTTCTTGCCAGCATGtctagaatataa
- the LOC111003442 gene encoding regulator of MON1-CCZ1 complex, which translates to MAEFCLHDSDQYYLSLSDQPKRFDPNSPVTNVFFDDTNGQVFTVRSGGVTGVTVNGLDDSKSTSFRMEDKGPIISIKFSPDHKVLAIQRNVDAQTPSVEFANFKDLVPTNVEYSHTCKWKNAKILGFVWPKVNEIAFITDHGIELLQVFPEKKQLKTLKSTSFSGAWFSWCAQSNIVVLAGNNGALLQPFSLSSSNITKLQKLELDTTRPVVERDVFVLRLCEATWCAIFRHGSPCTSLSGPTEVCLMPITGGNGIQHILKTGLVGRFAVSVIDNLLVIHHQSSQTSQIFDIMEESKRENNTALHLPLVSGVSMKPALVDGQECPMYSGNWVVFQPDYIIDARLGCMWNVSLIHSGLAHSLSKDEIPKVVGALLRRQGGKDTIYRILNQLVTNADTHLVELSRVFDEINSVYRKWADVEVARNTAGAGQVVEKGSDTFPVLISQTDMCSHVLQAHADDKYLVQVVTAYLSSLSLHNMTVQQPVAEISVRTLVTRGASGRLRSLVRRGCLGEEQLLACQLLSLGHFDPAAAQLALDMMCRLKAHEEIVEVLLSWNEPVSAAGAARQCGVWGALPARKVLSAAKVHGPAAFRALYHALLARNERERGSPHFLKGEQCEIYIEYYKQLMEDS; encoded by the exons ATGGCGGAGTTTTGTCTTCATGATAGTGATCAATATTACTTATCGCTTTCGGATCAACCTAAAAGATTTGACCCAAACAGTCCAGTAACGAATGTATTTTTTGATGACACGAATGGGCAG gtTTTCACTGTAAGATCGGGAGGTGTAACTGGAGTTACTGTGAATGGTTTAGATGACTCCAAGAGTACTTCATTCAGAATGGAAGATAAAGGGCCaatcatttctataaaattctCGCCAGATCACAAAGTATTAGCAATACAGAGAAATGTTGATGCACAAACACCCTCAGTAGAATTTGCCAACTTTAAGGACCTTGTTCCAACAAATGTAGAGTACAGCCACACATGTAAATGgaaaaatgcaaaaatttTGGGATTTGTATGGCCTAAAGTAAATGAAATAGCATTTATTACTGATCATGGAATTGAATTGCTGCAAGTGTTTccagaaaaaaaacaattaaagacATTAAAGAGCACTTCATTCAG TGGAGCCTGGTTTTCTTGGTGTGCTCAAAGTAACATTGTCGTGTTGGCTGGTAATAATGGTGCATTATTGCAACCATTCTCGCTCAGCAGCTCAAATATCACTAAGCTTCAGAAATTGGAAT tggACACAACTCGACCAGTTGTGGAGAGAGATGTTTTTGTACTAAGACTATGTGAAGCAACATGGTGTGCGATATTCAGACATGGCAGTCCCTGTACATCATTGTCTGGACCTACTGAG GTTTGTCTTATGCCAATAACAGGTGGCAATGGCATACAACACATTCTCAAAACTGGATTGGTAGGAAGATTTGCTGTCAGCGTCATTGATAATTTGCTGGTTATACATCATCAG TCAAGCCAAACATCccaaatatttgatataatggAGGAATCAAAACGCGAGAACAATACAGCCCTTCACCTGCCTTTAGTCTCAGGAGTGTCAATGAAACCCGCTTTAGTTGATGGACAAGAATGTCCAATGT ACTCAGGCAATTGGGTAGTATTTCAACCGGACTATATAATCGACGCGCGACTTGGCTGCATGTGGAATGTCAGTCTGATACATTCGGGGCTCGCTCATAGT ctATCGAAAGATGAGATTCCAAAGGTGGTAGGTGCGCTGCTGCGGCGTCAAGGCGGCAAAGATACCATATACCGAATTCTGAATCAACTCGTCACGAATGCTGACACTCATCTCGTTGAACTCAGCCgagtttttgatgaaattaattcTGTCTACAG AAAATGGGCAGACGTAGAAGTGGCTCGGAATACGGCCGGGGCCGGTCAAGTTGTGGAAAAGGGCAGCGACACATTCCCCGTGCTCATCTCGCAGACTGACATGTGCAGCCATGTGTTGCAGGCTCATGCGGATGACAAATACCTTGTTCAG gtCGTAACAGCCTACCTCTCGTCACTCTCCCTCCACAATATGACAGTTCAGCAGCCGGTGGCAGAGATCTCTGTCAGGACCCTGGTGACACGGGGAGCCAGCGGTCGGTTAAGGTCACTGGTTAGGCGGGGGTGTCTCGGGGAAGAACAGCTATTAGCCTGCCAGTTGCTCAGTCTGGGGCATTTTGACCCTGCCGCTGCTCAGTTAGCTTTAGATATGATGTGCCGATTGAAGGCTCATGAG GAGATCGTAGAAGTTCTGCTTAGCTGGAACGAACCAGTAAGCGCGGCGGGGGCAGCTCGTCAATGTGGGGTTTGGGGCGCACTTCCGGCCCGAAAGGTCCTATCCGCTGCTAAAGTACACGGCCCAGCCGCCTTTCGAGCCCTTTACCATGCTCTTCTAGCCAGAAATGAAAGGGAAAGGGGCTCACCGCATTTCCTCAAAG GTGAACAGTGTGAAATTtacattgaatattataaacagcTGATGGAAGACTCATGA
- the LOC111003462 gene encoding protein CC2D2B, whose amino-acid sequence MSDKIELHSYCIRGNINDSEEYHEINESAVYSENLMQTVPQSPITQTMFFTKEIKKNKRKRVNKDRTERSTNILKIVNKKIGSESSPIVKNVINVIKPNSAPSYLQSQFRLDKIVHYKPRIFDVEHGDRSRSLKLHPNFPNCEKASETRDTFIHINYVEPRFFKDFVSERSITNLNVTQKFLDISINGLNFTYHHSYSLEKILSIKLEEYYTKYLEIEKHIIHILRGIDVNRQTRENLKAKFTAISNKNNDSIRFDATILKYTAAFLDFKEKYNNKLNEKRELLCNILSLWSDIKSVRHKLGVISTPYVLEVEKLYKSEDTLAEHWKEVFQKEYADFLIELEYDYVNKYLEYKKLKRDEHYDKNKVVKPKLHIDPERIKHDVEKRVGFLVSPEDVSVRRKFDETIKAKPKTEIQSEENYIYLKVFIDDVFVCECEHLEVKDIATINYKDSFTLEILENNKTLTFILCEGSKDISALTMELDEIRRKYLNAVLINKRFVCYNRIKPTSLFIGNGYTIKDIAAISDVMLKSNNLFQGKLLTSCEMKLSVSWNETFIANENSNSSLKYCLNVKKQIQRFLHGLDKPNLSALLDILNYLYELEIDDKIIIKSLRDMCKNKTKENQIDFINKENCTRFKLLKLRNNGCLVNIINKIIPLFDSQITTEQLSTMHSEDKEFNVEYFKSQRANMDSIDLERYVGMKFIEKLNKQILTNLNDRLLRKTHKDVVNDFQDLSLRSIFSIKSNTSLATSSVTKQSIESELAKEQEIYITVFRAFNLFDRCDTEQQENDESIAGYKVRPLRPFVRLNYNNESVQTCIAIGNNPTWNYTAKIKTKLEPLSSLYINVYDEHTVNVSQELDRSFRFRCYNKWLGSLAIPISTVLNLGSLRGTFKITTPPFIFGYESAPKASTSVIPEIVQLMKEDTAFLTLRITTSLYKLGGFRFYNQPCDTDGHILRHLNNFVTEYLNEFPARNLSLTFIDSTGRHKCVTEFLQPLPLPEISLSDTKPMGPSSRSSLPKTNINAFDLTDILHMVNLAIRYVSLIPTYEVIQNHVVTLRGIVS is encoded by the exons atgagtgataaaattgaattacatTCATATTGCATACGcggaaatataaatgattctGAAGAATATCATGAAATTAACGAGAGTGCAGTTTATTCCGAAAATCTTATGCAAACAGTTCCACAAAGTCCTATAAcacaaacaatgttttttacaaaggaaataaagaaaaataaaaggaaGAGAGTGAATAAAGACAGAACAGAACGTTCGACCAACATactgaaaattgtaaataaaaaaataggtagCGAATCCTCGCCAATAGTTAAAAACGTTATTAATGTGATAAAACCAAACAGTGCACCAAGTTATTTACAAAGTCAATTTAGACTAGATAAAATAGTACACTATAAACCACGCATATTTGACGTAGAACATGG CGATCGCTCGAGAAGCCTTAAACTGCATCCAAATTTTCCGAATTGCGAAAAAGCTTCAGAGACGAGGGACACATTTATACATATCAATTATGTTGAACCCCgcttttttaaagattttgtttCTGAGAGGtcaattactaatttaaatgtaacgcAAAAGTTTTTGGATATTTCAATCAATGgacttaattttacatatcaCCATAGTTATTCATTAGAGAAAAtactatcaataaaattagaagagtactatacaaaatatcttgagattgaaaaacatataatacatatattaagagGAATAGATGTAAATAGGCAGACAAGAGAAAATCTTAAAGCGAAGTTTACTGCAATTAGTAATAAGAACAATGATAGTATACGGTTTGATGCaactattctaaaatatacagCAGCTTTTCTagatttcaaagaaaaatataataataaattgaatgaaaAGAGAGAGCtgctttgtaatattttatcattgtgGTCAGATATAAAAAGTGTAAGGCATAAGTTGGGCGTCATTAGCACTCCTTATGTATTAGAAGTAGAAAAACTTTACAAAAGCGAAGACACTCTCGCTGAACACTGGAAGGAAGTGTTTCAGAAGGAATATGCAGATTTTCTTATTGAATTAGAATATGATTacgtaaacaaatatttagagtacaaaaaattgaaaagggATGAgcattatgataaaaataaagttgttaAACCAAAACTACACATTGATCCAGAGCGAATAAAACATGATGTCGAAAAACGTGTCGGTTTCTTAGTAAGCCCCGAAGATGTATCTGTTAGACGTAAATTTGACGAAACAATAAAGGCTAAGCCAAAAACAGAAATTCAGAGCGAGGAAAACTATATTTACTTGAAAGTATTCATCGATGATGTGTTTGTATGTGAATGTGAACATTTGGAAGTGAAAGATATTGccacaattaattataaagattcTTTTACATTggaaatattagaaaataataaaacactcaCATTTATCTTGTGTGAAGGAAGTAAAGATATTTCAGCTCTTACAATGGAGTTGGACGAAATTCgcagaaaatatttgaatgcaGTACTTATCAATAAACGTTTTGTGTGTTACAATAGAATTAAGCCCACGTCTTTATTCATTGGCAATGGATATACAATAAAAGACATTGCAGCCATTAGTGATGTGATGCTCAAAAGcaacaatttatttcaagGGAAATTATTAACATCATGTGAAATGAAACTGAGTGTTTCCTGGAATGAAACCTTCATTGCAAATGAAAATTCAAATAgctcattaaaatattgtttaaatgttaaaaaacaaattcaaagatTTCTTCATGGTTTAGATAAACCAAATTTAAGCGCCTTActggatattttaaattatctttatgaACTTGAAATCgatgacaaaattattattaagagttTAAGAgatatgtgtaaaaataaaaccaaagaaAACcagattgattttattaataaagaaaattgcaCTCGTTTTAAGTTACTAAAATTGAGAAATAATGGATGTTtagtcaatattattaataaaattattccgtTATTTGATTCTCAAATAACCACAGAACAATTAAGCACAATGCACAGTGAAGATAAAGAATTCAacgttgaatattttaaaagtcaaCGTGCTAATATGGATTCAATAGATTTGGAGAGATATGTGGGCATGAAGttcatagaaaaattaaataaacaaatcttaACAAATTTGAACGATAGGCTTCTAAGGAAGACTCATAAAGACGTTGTCAATGATTTTCAAGATCTTAGTTTAAG GAGTATATTTTCGATTAAATCTAATACGTCCTTGGCAACATCATCTGTAACTAAGCAATCAATTGAATCTGAATTAGCTAAGGAgcaagaaatatacataacagTATTTcgggcttttaatttattcgacCGCTGCGACACGGAACAACAAGAAAACGACGAGAGCATTGCTG GTTACAAAGTACGCCCCTTAAGACCGTTTGTAAGATTAAATTACAACAATGAATCAGTGCAAACATGCATAGCAATAGGAAATAATCCCACTTGGAATTACActgcaaaaattaaaactaa GTTGGAACCACTTTCCTCGTTATACATAAACGTATATGATGAACATACAGTGAATGTTAGCCAAGAGCTAGATCGATCGTTTCGTTTTAGGTGTTACAATAAATGGCTGGGCAGCCTTGCCATCCCGATAAgcacagttttaaatttaggttCG CTCCGTGGAACATTCAAAATTACAACACCACCATTTATTTTTGGCTACGAAAGCGCTCCAAAGGCATCCACATCAGTAATACCAGAAATAGTCCAACTAATGAAGGAAGACACGGCCTTTCTCACTCTTCGGATTACAACAAGTCTTTACAAATTGGGCGGGTTTCGATTTTATAACCAGCCTTGTGATACTGATGGCCACATTTTGcggcatttaaataatttcgtaaCAGAATATCTCAATGAATTTCCAGCAAGAAACCTGTCTCTCACCTTTATAGACAGTACTGGGAGACATAAATGTGTAACCGAGTTCCTTCAGCCTCTGCCCCTGCCAGAGATTAGCTTAAGCGATACAAAACCAATGGGACCTTCTTCAAGGAGTTCTTTGCCGAAGACTAATATAAATGCTTTCGACCTAACCGATATATTGCATATGGTGAATTTAGCTATTCGCTACGTTTCGTTAATACCTACCTATGAAGTTATTCAAAATCATGTTGTTACTCTACGTGGGATCGTAAGTTAA
- the LOC111003493 gene encoding uncharacterized protein LOC111003493 has protein sequence MWRAALVAGALVALAARGAAGGCGVAELACRSGACVRLDAYCDGEAQCPDGSDEPPHCSPCNRTYYGRVGVAYGVAIRGAPRAPFLCHLTFTAGGGAHGDLVQLAFDEFRVGRYEAGALDGCPDGYMQLSELGRPFTGGSWCGAAEGVALYYSETATVTASLKLFRARLGEPFALRLRYKFLSRRDAVVRFGAGEAPLERGAVAPGTYCTRTYEECRRKPCRLQSPNYPGMYPRNVTCYWSLRQKDVPTCKHAMISVRQDHAHKMQIKRSISMASLNKTGRAVVAWRACTGERDRLIFYDGASTDDPVLLEYCGGDLLPRVASRGPDMLVAFHSSPFSAPPRAAPPLAPLRGFELDVHVIFADSDSLDYAREARRCEFHVKASSSDEELNGTSSSASSRGRRGLIHAPTHTLPPNTTCTWTFHGRPGDLVWIYFSSFTQYSLVDSRRTESSASDREEDRAACAVELRIWDGGGADGGGGALLGRYCDVAPALCARAALANATRVPRPCAPPDGYVSAASLLSIAATTRPGTATHPLAFSLHYEFVDARLEGVPLPISETRVRTEPTECARRLLAPGSFTSPRNALWFGRGGARRLRCVYRLQADGGRVELSVLAAAFGRDPRCSTRLDPLTGRPSCTPEPSDPPDVDSRPVDLLPDFDDGDDEVPSYLPHLRIYETPWPGYRVPLACICDNSSTPLSLTSGGPALELELVAGALLAGEDQRHVHFAADWRHAAAPASCASRRRLAPPGGHLHLFFPYNSNRMSECGEAPFLLIARGNRSVYLRVWGYELPNVSGINSDGNGCHTVNRVLVYDAHTSRLVKAICPGDVEGPVVQVYSPEWAARGAGREASLLVVWAAREAGSATLAWMELWRAAGGNASLCARPCPSLAACMPSALWCDGAPDCPGGADEAGACGAGARLLAALGAPAAAGAAGASAAVAVLVLLAAVAIRWRRARRGKELLGAAAANRGRRLTEELLYDSSRASSLAS, from the exons ATGTGGCGAGCGGCGCTGGTCGCGGGCGCGCTGGTGGCGCTGGCCGCGCGCGGTGCCGCCGGTGGATGCGGTGTAGCAGAGCTGGCGTGCCGGAGCGGCGCCTGCGTTCGTCTCGATGCCTACTGCGACGGCGAAGCGCAGTGCCCTGACGGCAGCGATGAACCACCGCACTGCTCGCCGTGCAATCGCACGTACTATGGCCGCGTCGGAGTAGCGTACGGCGTGGCAATTCGCGGGGCACCGCGGGCACCTTTCCTGTGTCACTTGACCTTCACAGCGGGCGGCGGCGCGCACGGCGATCTCGTGCAACTCGCATTCGACGAGTTCCGCGTTGGCCGCTATGAAGCGGGTGCCCTAGACGGCTGTCCCGATGGATACATGCAGCTGTCGGAGCTAGGACGACCGTTCACGGGTGGCTCTTGGTGCGGCGCCGCCGAGGGTGTGGCGCTGTACTACAGTGAGACGGCAACGGTGACGGCATCGCTGAAGTTGTTTCGGGCTCGGCTAGGTGAGCCGTTCGCGCTGCGGCTGCGTTATAAGTTCCTCTCGCGCCGCGATGCCGTGGTGCGCTTCGGTGCGGGCGAGGCACCCTTGGAACGCGGTGCGGTGGCTCCGGGTACATACTGCACGCGTACCTATGAGGAGTGCCGCCGCAAGCCGTGTCGCCTGCAGAGTCCCAACTACCCTGGCATGTACCCACGCAACGTCACCTGCTACTGGAGCTTGCGCCAGAAAGACGTACCCACCTGCAAGCACGCCATGATTTCTGTCCGGCAAGACCATGCGCATAAGATGCAGATCAAGCGATCCATTTCGATGGCCAG CTTAAACAAAACTGGTCGCGCGGTGGTGGCGTGGCGAGCCTGCACGGGTGAACGTGACCGGCTTATCTTCTACGACGGCGCTAGCACCGATGACCCCGTCCTACTGGAGTATTGCGGTGGGGACCTGCTTCCACGGGTTGCTTCTCGTGGCCCCGACATGCTCGTAGCTTTTCATTCCTCGCCCTTCAGCGCGCCGCCTCGCGCCGCGCCACCTCTTGCGCCATTACGGGGCTTCGAGCTCGATGTGCATGTAATATTTGCCGATTCAGATTCGCTCGACTACGCCAG AGAGGCACGCAGGTGCGAGTTTCACGTGAAGGCCTCGTCGTCCGATGAGGAATTGAACGGAACCTCTTCGTCCGCATCTAGTCGAGGCCGTCGAGGGCTCATACACGCACCTACTCATACTTTGCCACCGAACACCACGTGCACCTGGACTTTTCACGGCCGCCCcg GGGACCTAGTGTGGATCTATTTCTCGAGCTTCACGCAGTACTCGTTGGTGGACAGCCGCCGCACAGAAAGCAGCGCGAGCGATCGGGAGGAGGATAGGGCGGCTTGTGCTGTGGAGTTACGGATCTGGGACGGAGGCGGTGCAGACGGCGGAGGAGGAGCATTGCTCGGCCGCTACTGTGACGTCGCACCCGCCCTTTGCGCTCGCGCCGCACTTGCCAACGCCACTCGCGTGCCTCGCCCGTGCGCACCTCCCGACGGCTACGTGTCTGCCGCCTCCCTGCTCTCCATCGCGGCCACCACCCGCCCGGGCACCGCCACGCATCCACTCGCTTTCTCGCTGCACTACGAGTTTGTCGACGCCCGCTTAGAGGGGGTGCCTCTGCCAATCTCCGAGACGCGAGTTCGCACCGAACCGACCGAGTGCGCTCGCAGGTTGCTGGCACCCGGGTCGTTCACGTCACCGCGCAACGCACTGTGGTTTGGGCGCGGCGGAGCGCGCCGTCTGCGCTGCGTGTATAGATTGCAAGCGGACGGCGGCCGCGTCGAGTTGAGCGTTCTGGCGGCGGCGTTCGGCCGCGATCCTCGCTGCTCCACGAGGCTCGATCCTCTCACGGGGCGCCCGAGCTGCACGCCGGAACCGTCCGATCCGCCCGATGTAGACTCGCGCCCGGTCGACCTCCTGCCTGATTTCGACGATGGTGACGATGAAGTTCCATCGTATTTGCCACATCTACGAATCTACGAAACGCCTTGGCCGGGTTATCGG GTGCCGTTGGCGTGCATTTGCGACAACAGTAGCACACCACTGAGTCTAACGTCGGGTGGACCAGCCTTGGAGCTGGAGCTAGTGGCGGGAGCCTTGTTAGCGGGAGAAGACCAGCGTCACGTGCATTTTGCAGCCGACTGGCGCCACGCTGCCGCCCCCGCCTCCTGCGCCTCACGCCGACGTTTGGCCCCACCCGGTGGACATTTACATCTGTTCTTTCCTTATAA TTCCAATCGAATGTCCGAATGTGGCGAGGCGCCATTTCTTCTCATCGCACGGGGCAATCGGTCCGTTTACCTACGCGTTTGGGGCTACGAGCTGCCCAATGTCTCGGGGATCAACAGCGACGGGAACGGCTGTCACACTGTCAACAGGGTCCTAGTCTACGACGCTCACACTTCACG GTTGGTGAAAGCGATCTGTCCCGGTGACGTGGAGGGTCCGGTCGTCCAAGTCTACAGCCCGGAATGGGCGGCAAGGGGCGCGGGGCGCGAAGCCAGTCTCCTCGTGGTGTGGGCGGCACGCGAAGCTGGCTCGGCGACCCTCGCCTGGATGGAGCTGTGGCGAGCTGCCGGTGGAAACGCTTCTCTGTGTGCGCGCCCTTGTCCCTCGCTCGCCGCTTGCATGCCCTCTGCGCTGTGGTGCGACGGGGCCCCGGACTGCCCCGGCGGCGCCGACGAGGCAGGCGCGTGTGGTGCCGGAGCTCGATTGCTGGCGGCGCTGGGTGCCCCGGCGGCGGCGGGAGCCGCGGGAGCTTCGGCGGCGGTGGCCGTGCTGGTTCTGTTGGCGGCCGTGGCGATACGATGG